Proteins encoded within one genomic window of Hahella chejuensis KCTC 2396:
- a CDS encoding CSLREA domain-containing protein — protein MNNKLAKSYSRLTSSLTLGALIVAAPAGATSFQVTKFTDGYDGVCDSDCSLREAIQLANENAGPDKIILDAGVYKLSIPADNTMDEEDENLNGDLDILDDLVIEGQGIDISILDADGLDRAIEVLKEVKVELRGFTIRNGNVRDYGGGIENYGELMLRQMRITGNVTKGELNPGNGGGISNEGMLDIYQSILDDNRAQGDEAHGGAIYNTGSLFVRETTFENNSSENESLTGAGGAVYNRGVADISRTTFANNVADSTGSAFLNDDAADLWLSNSTLSGNIALGENGATLVNGVTNPTLQGVATMKVVHVTLADNTGHGFYNYGDVNVRNSLMVGNRLLDNSGFSDCADYGVSYRNKGLMTGAGAGNCKADMEVASEDVFTEVLYPLMDNTGLTKTHRLRETSPAIDAGMGLCARTDQRRVVRPKDGNGDGVENCDLGSFEFVMP, from the coding sequence ATGAATAACAAATTAGCGAAAAGCTACTCCCGGCTAACCTCTTCACTCACCCTCGGCGCTCTCATCGTTGCTGCTCCAGCAGGCGCAACCAGCTTCCAAGTCACCAAATTCACCGACGGCTACGACGGCGTATGCGACAGCGATTGTTCTCTGCGCGAAGCCATCCAGCTGGCTAACGAAAATGCAGGTCCGGATAAAATTATCCTGGACGCCGGCGTCTACAAGTTATCCATCCCCGCTGACAATACGATGGATGAAGAAGACGAGAACCTGAACGGTGACCTGGACATTCTGGACGATCTGGTTATCGAAGGTCAGGGCATCGACATCAGCATCCTCGACGCAGACGGCTTGGATCGCGCGATCGAGGTGTTGAAAGAAGTGAAAGTGGAGCTGCGCGGCTTCACCATTCGCAACGGCAATGTGCGCGACTACGGCGGCGGCATCGAAAATTACGGCGAATTGATGCTGCGTCAAATGCGCATCACCGGCAACGTCACCAAAGGCGAGCTGAACCCCGGCAATGGCGGCGGCATCTCCAACGAAGGCATGCTCGATATCTATCAGTCCATCCTTGACGACAACCGCGCGCAAGGCGATGAGGCGCACGGCGGCGCTATCTACAACACCGGCTCACTGTTCGTGCGTGAGACCACTTTCGAAAATAACTCTTCCGAGAACGAAAGCCTGACTGGCGCTGGCGGCGCTGTCTATAACCGCGGCGTGGCGGATATTTCCCGCACCACTTTCGCCAATAACGTCGCTGATTCCACCGGCTCTGCGTTCCTGAACGATGACGCCGCCGACCTGTGGCTGAGCAACAGCACCCTGAGCGGCAACATTGCTCTGGGCGAAAACGGCGCAACCCTGGTGAACGGCGTCACCAATCCGACTCTGCAAGGCGTCGCGACCATGAAAGTCGTACACGTTACCCTGGCGGATAACACCGGTCACGGCTTCTATAACTACGGCGACGTCAATGTGCGCAACAGCCTGATGGTCGGCAACCGCCTGCTCGACAACAGCGGCTTCTCCGATTGTGCGGACTATGGCGTCTCCTATCGCAACAAAGGTCTGATGACCGGCGCGGGCGCGGGCAACTGTAAGGCGGACATGGAAGTGGCCAGCGAAGACGTGTTCACCGAAGTGCTCTATCCATTGATGGATAACACCGGCCTGACCAAAACCCACCGTCTGCGTGAAACCAGCCCGGCGATCGATGCAGGCATGGGTCTCTGCGCCAGAACTGACCAGCGCCGTGTAGTGCGTCCTAAAGACGGCAATGGCGACGGCGTTGAGAACTGCGATTTGGGCTCTTTCGAATTCGTCATGCCCTAA
- a CDS encoding ankyrin repeat domain-containing protein yields the protein MNKTSPNHPLRARLRRKPNSLTRFARLTPSALLIAGAASSALAAESKYYGLIDQYPITMTLSIEENGSIKGDYFYDRYQTAIELHGGIQGSNIHLETSAPKDKDEENFDGSFSTTVVADHSDNAGAVIPNDIKGYWTHSGKKLPFTLTLGPYEDGKLTCEEMSMQPARVFSEAPDLGSGRSSPLEVDYQCPQSLAELPFLQNLKALSDTFRSEQGSYACTGTIVYVQWRYYHFQLLEAGFAPELNLARIDAKNRARYRAATLDYLRYWSLESIYNLPYYHEYLQVMQQAETDLAAHYASRFGMDDAKAHAAAQAGVDLFLQRAAGAYPSHQDHTVAPLATLMFNDEPPTLDTVRKLITDADQSARLQALNAALGLGLSTDVVEALLESVKDVNQGDEPPLFFAVRNPDYIRLLLNKGADVNYQNGFGKTALYYAIQFNLPKSAQSLLDAGAEVNHRYKSGPEIQYDCRYNIARTLRSPLMHAAQHADTAMLELLVKAGADPALADGLGDTALTYAEENDKLENAAYLKSLAAQSQASVNQ from the coding sequence GTGAACAAAACATCCCCAAATCACCCCTTACGCGCGCGACTCCGTCGCAAGCCGAACTCCCTGACGCGGTTCGCCCGTCTTACGCCGTCCGCCTTGCTTATCGCAGGCGCAGCGTCTTCGGCGTTGGCGGCCGAGAGCAAATATTACGGCCTCATCGATCAATACCCGATCACCATGACGCTGTCGATTGAAGAAAACGGTTCCATAAAAGGCGACTACTTTTATGACCGCTACCAAACCGCCATCGAACTGCATGGGGGCATTCAGGGCTCGAACATTCATCTCGAAACCAGCGCGCCAAAAGACAAAGACGAAGAGAACTTTGACGGCAGCTTTTCCACCACCGTCGTTGCTGACCACAGCGACAACGCAGGCGCCGTCATTCCCAATGATATCAAGGGATATTGGACCCACTCGGGCAAAAAACTGCCTTTTACTCTTACCCTGGGACCTTACGAAGATGGCAAGCTGACCTGCGAGGAAATGAGCATGCAGCCAGCGCGCGTATTTTCAGAAGCCCCGGATCTTGGCTCAGGTAGAAGCAGTCCGCTGGAAGTGGACTATCAGTGTCCGCAGAGTTTGGCTGAACTACCGTTCCTGCAGAACTTGAAGGCATTGAGCGATACATTCCGCAGCGAACAAGGCTCATACGCATGCACGGGTACGATTGTTTACGTCCAATGGCGTTATTACCACTTTCAACTGCTTGAGGCAGGCTTCGCGCCGGAACTGAACCTGGCCCGCATTGATGCAAAAAACAGAGCGCGCTATCGCGCAGCGACGCTGGACTATCTCCGCTACTGGTCCCTGGAAAGCATCTACAACCTGCCCTATTACCACGAATACCTGCAAGTCATGCAGCAGGCGGAGACCGACCTGGCCGCTCACTACGCCAGCCGCTTCGGTATGGACGACGCCAAAGCGCACGCCGCCGCACAAGCGGGTGTGGACTTGTTCCTGCAACGAGCGGCGGGGGCGTATCCCAGCCACCAGGATCACACCGTCGCGCCGCTGGCGACGTTGATGTTCAACGACGAACCGCCAACGTTGGACACAGTTCGAAAGCTTATCACCGACGCCGACCAAAGCGCCCGTCTGCAAGCACTGAACGCCGCCTTGGGACTGGGGCTATCGACGGACGTCGTCGAAGCCCTGCTGGAGTCGGTTAAAGACGTCAATCAGGGCGATGAGCCCCCCCTGTTCTTCGCAGTGCGCAACCCGGACTATATCCGTCTGCTGCTTAACAAAGGGGCGGATGTGAACTATCAGAATGGTTTTGGTAAGACTGCCTTGTACTACGCGATTCAGTTCAATCTGCCGAAGTCAGCACAGAGCTTGCTCGACGCAGGCGCAGAGGTTAATCATCGCTACAAGTCCGGGCCGGAAATACAATATGACTGCCGCTACAACATCGCCCGCACGCTGCGCAGCCCATTAATGCACGCTGCTCAACACGCGGATACGGCTATGCTAGAGCTGCTAGTTAAAGCAGGCGCCGATCCTGCGCTGGCGGACGGCCTCGGCGACACCGCGTTGACCTATGCAGAGGAAAACGACAAGCTGGAGAATGCGGCCTATCTGAAAAGTCTCGCCGCGCAATCCCAGGCAAGCGTGAATCAATAA
- the mqo gene encoding malate dehydrogenase (quinone): MTVKKADVLLVGGGVMSTTLGTMLMQLDPSLNIVMVERLDHVAHESTYGWNNAGTGHAGYCELNYTPETGDGDIEITRALAINASFEVSLQFWSYLVERGGLPSPDEFINTCPHESFVWGESDIAFLRKRHQLLSAHHLFKDMEFSDDPRTLQDWMPLVMEHRDPMQKVAATRVRYGSDVDFGSLTRNMVEHLQKNANFELLLSHPVKSLKQTSDGRWNVQLSDSRNGGSKTIDAGFVFLGAGGGALPLLQKSGIAEGDGYGGFPVSGQWLVCKKPDIVKRHYAKVYGKAAIGAPPMSVPHLDTRIINGEPALLFGPYAGFTTKFLKTGSSFDLFGSIRANNFGPIMSVGINNMDLTRYLIKEAMQSHSDRVKSLLNYFPEAKEDDWTLAEAGQRVQIIKRDAQGRGKLEFGTELVASKDGTLAALLGASPGASVAVKAMVDVIERCFKDRLSSADWTAKLKEMIPSYGESLVDNAELLHSVRSRTLSVLGLDKKRL; encoded by the coding sequence ATGACTGTAAAAAAGGCGGATGTGCTGCTAGTCGGCGGCGGTGTTATGAGCACGACCCTTGGGACGATGCTGATGCAGTTGGACCCATCCTTAAATATCGTCATGGTGGAAAGACTCGATCATGTCGCCCACGAAAGCACATATGGCTGGAATAACGCAGGCACAGGCCACGCTGGGTACTGTGAGCTGAACTACACCCCGGAAACCGGCGACGGCGACATTGAAATCACCCGTGCGCTGGCCATTAACGCTTCTTTCGAAGTTTCGCTGCAGTTCTGGAGTTATCTGGTGGAGCGCGGCGGATTGCCCAGCCCTGATGAATTCATCAACACCTGTCCGCACGAAAGCTTCGTTTGGGGCGAGTCGGACATCGCGTTTTTGCGCAAGCGTCACCAATTATTGAGCGCGCATCATCTGTTCAAAGACATGGAGTTCAGCGACGATCCCCGCACGTTGCAGGATTGGATGCCGCTGGTCATGGAACATCGCGATCCGATGCAGAAAGTAGCGGCGACGCGCGTTCGCTACGGCTCCGATGTCGACTTCGGCTCTCTGACGCGCAACATGGTGGAGCATCTGCAAAAGAACGCCAACTTTGAATTGCTGCTGAGCCATCCGGTCAAGAGCCTGAAACAAACGTCGGACGGGCGCTGGAACGTACAACTGTCCGACAGTCGCAATGGCGGAAGCAAAACCATCGACGCTGGATTCGTCTTTCTGGGCGCCGGCGGCGGCGCGCTGCCCTTGCTGCAGAAATCCGGCATCGCGGAAGGAGACGGCTATGGCGGTTTCCCGGTCAGCGGTCAGTGGCTGGTGTGCAAGAAGCCGGATATCGTCAAACGTCATTACGCCAAAGTGTATGGTAAAGCGGCCATCGGCGCGCCGCCCATGTCTGTGCCGCATTTGGACACCCGCATCATCAACGGCGAACCTGCGCTGCTGTTCGGACCTTACGCCGGTTTCACCACCAAGTTCCTGAAAACAGGCTCGTCTTTCGATCTGTTCGGCTCCATCCGCGCCAATAACTTTGGTCCGATCATGTCTGTGGGCATCAATAACATGGACTTGACCCGTTACCTGATCAAAGAGGCGATGCAGTCGCATTCAGACCGGGTGAAGTCGTTGCTGAACTACTTCCCTGAAGCGAAAGAAGACGACTGGACGCTGGCGGAAGCCGGACAGCGCGTGCAGATTATCAAGCGGGACGCGCAGGGCCGCGGTAAGCTGGAGTTCGGCACTGAGCTGGTGGCTTCCAAAGACGGTACGCTGGCGGCGCTGTTGGGCGCTTCTCCTGGCGCATCCGTGGCGGTGAAGGCGATGGTCGACGTGATCGAACGTTGCTTCAAAGACCGTTTAAGCAGCGCAGACTGGACGGCCAAGTTGAAGGAGATGATTCCTTCCTACGGCGAGTCGCTGGTGGATAACGCCGAGTTGCTACACAGTGTGCGTTCCAGAACGCTGTCTGTACTGGGTCTGGATAAAAAGCGTTTATAA
- a CDS encoding peptidylprolyl isomerase codes for MSTDISVNGVAISETAMFQEMQYFPSESQEDALNQAARALIVSELLRQRAQALEMETEGLSQDEVIDLLLQREAPVREPTAEECERFYRGHPEQFSSSPLVEANHILLAAAPDDVKERSLKLEQAKALIERLQSNPEQFASLAQKFSACPSKDQGGSLGQLSRGQTVAEFEAAVFRHEYGLIPSPVESRYGVHVVWVKRNIPGELAPYSYVEEKLRSYLKELAERRAIVDYLHRLVEAAEIHGYRFAQDGSPLLQ; via the coding sequence ATGAGCACAGATATCAGTGTAAACGGCGTTGCCATCTCTGAGACGGCGATGTTTCAGGAAATGCAGTATTTCCCTTCTGAAAGCCAGGAAGACGCTTTGAACCAGGCGGCTCGCGCCTTGATCGTCAGCGAACTGCTGCGCCAACGCGCGCAGGCGCTGGAGATGGAAACAGAAGGGCTGTCACAGGATGAAGTCATTGATCTGCTGCTGCAACGCGAAGCCCCTGTCCGCGAGCCCACAGCGGAGGAATGCGAGCGGTTCTATCGCGGCCACCCGGAACAGTTCTCCTCATCTCCTTTGGTGGAGGCCAATCATATACTGCTGGCGGCGGCCCCTGACGACGTCAAGGAGCGCTCATTAAAACTGGAGCAGGCCAAGGCGCTGATCGAACGGCTGCAATCGAATCCTGAACAGTTCGCTTCTCTGGCGCAGAAGTTTTCCGCCTGCCCCTCCAAAGATCAGGGCGGCTCATTGGGACAACTGTCCCGGGGGCAAACCGTCGCCGAGTTCGAAGCGGCGGTGTTTCGTCATGAGTATGGCTTGATACCCAGTCCTGTGGAGAGTCGCTATGGCGTTCATGTGGTATGGGTGAAGCGCAACATTCCCGGCGAGCTGGCGCCATACTCTTACGTTGAGGAAAAACTGCGCAGTTATTTGAAGGAGCTGGCGGAGCGCCGGGCGATTGTGGATTATTTGCACAGGCTGGTGGAGGCGGCGGAAATTCATGGTTACCGCTTTGCGCAGGACGGATCTCCACTGTTGCAGTAG
- the narI gene encoding respiratory nitrate reductase subunit gamma: MNYINTLLFSVYPYIALAVFFLGSLIRYDRDQYTWKTSSSQIFESRQLRIGSMLFHIGVIAILAGHFVGLLTPKAVWHVLGISASFKQAMAMGIGGLFGLICFVGLVILIKRRLTNPRVRANSSKMDIAILLLLFAQLILGLLSIFVSAGHMDGAEMLKLMTWAQSLVTFNATEAAAAISGVHVIYKLHIFLGMTLFLLFPFSRLVHVWSVPVRYFTRNYQVVRAR, translated from the coding sequence ATGAACTATATCAATACACTTCTGTTTTCCGTTTATCCCTATATCGCGCTGGCGGTATTCTTCCTCGGCAGTCTGATCCGCTATGACAGGGATCAGTACACCTGGAAGACCAGCTCCAGCCAGATTTTTGAAAGCCGTCAGTTGCGCATAGGCAGCATGCTGTTTCATATCGGCGTCATCGCTATCCTGGCGGGGCATTTTGTCGGTCTGCTCACTCCCAAAGCGGTGTGGCATGTACTGGGTATTTCAGCCAGCTTTAAACAAGCGATGGCGATGGGAATTGGCGGGTTGTTCGGCCTTATCTGCTTCGTCGGACTGGTTATTCTGATCAAACGCCGTCTGACCAATCCGCGGGTGCGGGCCAACTCCAGCAAAATGGATATAGCGATCTTGCTGCTGCTTTTCGCGCAATTGATTCTGGGGCTGCTCAGTATCTTCGTCTCCGCTGGTCATATGGACGGCGCCGAGATGCTCAAGCTGATGACCTGGGCGCAATCTCTGGTGACCTTCAATGCGACGGAGGCTGCGGCGGCGATTAGTGGCGTACATGTGATCTATAAGCTGCACATCTTTCTGGGTATGACCCTGTTCCTGCTGTTTCCGTTCAGCCGGTTGGTGCATGTATGGAGCGTGCCGGTGCGCTACTTCACCCGCAACTATCAAGTCGTTCGGGCGAGATAA
- the narJ gene encoding nitrate reductase molybdenum cofactor assembly chaperone produces the protein MVILKLISRLLDYPTEELYASSALVRGLVKDDQLLTTLTRRRLENFVDDFFSRDLLDLQSEYDGLFERGRAVSLHLFEHVHGESRDRGQAMVNLLQQYREAGLEISVRELPDYLPVYLEFAATQGEQARGWLQDVAHILALLAARLEERDSPYAQLVHALIELAEVDVNLASLREQIKGEERDDTPEALDKIWEEEAVTFTQDSAMNSCGDARYRPSAGQRKDDVMPVQLLDPAAMAERQSNLG, from the coding sequence ATGGTCATTTTGAAGTTGATATCCCGGTTGTTGGATTACCCTACCGAGGAGTTGTATGCAAGTTCGGCGCTTGTCAGAGGCTTGGTTAAGGATGACCAGCTTCTGACAACCTTAACCCGGCGTCGTCTGGAAAATTTTGTCGACGATTTCTTCAGTCGCGACTTATTGGATTTGCAGAGTGAATACGATGGCCTGTTCGAACGCGGCCGGGCGGTATCCCTGCACCTGTTTGAGCATGTGCATGGCGAATCCCGGGATCGTGGACAGGCTATGGTCAACCTGCTGCAACAATATCGTGAGGCGGGGTTGGAAATCAGTGTGCGCGAACTGCCGGATTATCTGCCGGTCTACCTTGAGTTCGCCGCGACGCAGGGCGAACAGGCGCGAGGATGGCTGCAAGACGTGGCGCATATTCTCGCCCTGCTGGCGGCGCGTCTGGAAGAGCGCGACAGTCCCTATGCCCAGCTTGTTCATGCGCTGATCGAGCTTGCCGAGGTGGACGTGAATCTGGCGTCACTGCGCGAGCAGATCAAAGGGGAAGAACGCGACGACACCCCTGAAGCCCTGGATAAAATCTGGGAAGAAGAAGCGGTGACCTTTACACAGGACAGCGCGATGAACAGTTGCGGCGACGCACGCTATCGGCCGTCGGCCGGGCAGCGTAAAGACGACGTCATGCCTGTGCAGTTACTGGACCCTGCGGCGATGGCCGAGCGCCAGTCCAATCTGGGTTGA
- the narH gene encoding nitrate reductase subunit beta has translation MKVRAQIGMVLNLDKCIGCHTCSITCKNVWTSREGVEYAWFNNVESKPGVGYPKEWENQDKWKGGWKRGADGALKPRIGGRHRVLANIFGNPDLPTIDEYYEPFDYDYQYLHTAPDRKHQPTARPRSLIDGRRMEKIEWGPNWEEILGTEFAKRRKDKNFDQVQADMYGEFEKTFLMYLPRLCEHCLNPACVAACPSGAIYKREEDGIVLIDQDKCRGWRMCVSACPYKKIYYNWKSGKSEKCIFCYPRIESGQPTVCSETCVGRIRYLGVLLYDADRIKDAASTASDQDLYQAQCDIFLDPHDPKVQEAARAEGIPQAWLEAAMQSPVYKMAIDWKVALPLHPEYRTLPMVWYVPPLSPIQNAVEQGHVGMNGEIPDLKSLRIPLRYLANMLTAGDEAPVVRALERMIAMRAYMRARHVDKVEDLKVLEQVGLTKSLVEDMYRIMALANYEDRFVIPTTHREYAENAYDLKSSCGFSFGNGCSDGDNPVNLFGGKQATVRQVIPVRQED, from the coding sequence ATGAAAGTACGCGCTCAAATCGGAATGGTCCTGAATCTGGACAAATGTATCGGCTGTCACACCTGCTCCATCACCTGTAAGAACGTGTGGACGTCGCGGGAAGGGGTGGAATACGCCTGGTTTAACAACGTGGAGAGTAAGCCCGGCGTGGGCTATCCCAAAGAGTGGGAGAATCAGGACAAGTGGAAAGGCGGCTGGAAACGCGGCGCTGACGGCGCCCTGAAGCCGCGCATCGGCGGTCGTCACCGGGTGTTGGCGAACATATTCGGCAACCCTGACCTGCCGACCATTGATGAATATTACGAACCCTTCGACTACGACTATCAGTATCTGCACACAGCGCCGGATCGCAAGCATCAGCCTACTGCGCGTCCGCGCTCGCTGATCGATGGTCGCCGTATGGAGAAAATCGAATGGGGCCCCAACTGGGAGGAAATCCTGGGGACGGAGTTCGCCAAGCGTCGCAAAGACAAAAATTTTGATCAGGTGCAGGCGGACATGTACGGCGAGTTTGAGAAAACTTTCCTGATGTATCTGCCCCGCCTGTGCGAACACTGTTTGAACCCCGCCTGTGTGGCTGCCTGTCCCAGCGGCGCGATCTATAAGCGGGAAGAGGACGGCATTGTGCTGATTGATCAGGACAAATGCCGGGGTTGGAGAATGTGCGTCTCCGCCTGCCCCTACAAAAAAATCTATTACAACTGGAAGAGCGGCAAGTCCGAGAAATGTATCTTCTGTTATCCGCGCATAGAAAGCGGACAACCGACGGTCTGTTCGGAAACCTGCGTCGGCCGCATTCGTTACCTGGGCGTACTGCTGTACGACGCGGATCGCATCAAAGACGCGGCCTCTACCGCCTCGGATCAGGATCTGTATCAGGCGCAATGCGATATTTTCCTCGACCCGCATGATCCCAAAGTGCAGGAAGCGGCGCGGGCGGAAGGCATTCCCCAGGCTTGGCTGGAGGCGGCCATGCAATCGCCGGTCTATAAGATGGCGATTGACTGGAAAGTGGCGCTGCCGCTGCATCCGGAATACCGCACTTTGCCCATGGTCTGGTATGTGCCGCCGCTTAGCCCGATCCAGAACGCGGTGGAGCAGGGCCATGTGGGCATGAACGGTGAGATTCCGGATCTGAAAAGCCTGCGCATCCCCCTGCGTTATCTGGCCAACATGCTGACGGCGGGAGACGAAGCGCCGGTAGTGCGGGCGCTGGAGCGTATGATCGCCATGCGGGCCTACATGCGCGCCAGGCACGTGGACAAGGTTGAAGACCTGAAAGTGCTGGAGCAGGTGGGGCTGACCAAATCCCTGGTGGAGGACATGTATCGCATTATGGCCCTGGCTAACTATGAAGACCGTTTTGTGATTCCCACCACCCATCGGGAATACGCGGAGAACGCCTACGATCTCAAGAGCAGTTGCGGCTTCAGCTTCGGCAATGGCTGCTCCGACGGCGACAACCCGGTGAATCTGTTCGGCGGTAAACAGGCGACGGTGCGACAAGTCATTCCGGTGCGGCAGGAGGATTAA